The proteins below are encoded in one region of Hordeum vulgare subsp. vulgare chromosome 3H, MorexV3_pseudomolecules_assembly, whole genome shotgun sequence:
- the LOC123441232 gene encoding uncharacterized protein LOC123441232 codes for MSGDLVDLSPGQLHKLADLIHRQEVQKLQELEFNSYAEQQKYLRDANDARDKVYHILDSARDMIAQTEAEKDATKQDIGKDVYDYCTKAIGISLQFIRSYNTRLTYLDKLKTHSDDLIKQLKFLNPATQQKEAQRLALEAGMYKKATLENAKKFQHFAPNQFSKWLKENKIMFEDLVQENMSKLGFRGAFKNLDDIQKLQVYDNIIAEAGQGKSVVTYSFEALGKVGVAVLVFTAAAMVWDIYTAEDKLEAAVRDSVNALTAVVNLEVGEIVTTAVEAGFVALDIEIASAAVTVIGGVVGFGIGALIGIAAGALLDLIFSSGTSKVEITDGLTVCRVAPMPHGLELARLVKHNYPEL; via the exons ATGTCAGGTGACCTAGTTGATTTAAGTCCAGGGCAGTTGCATAAGCTAGCCGATCTGATCCATCGACAAGAAGTCCAGAAGCTTCAAGAGCTCGAGTTCAACTCGTATGCAGAGCAACAAAAGTATCTCCGTGACGCCAATGATGCCCGCGATAAGGTGTATCACATCCTTGACAGTGCACGGGACATGATAGCACAAACCGAGGCTGAGAAGGATGCCACCAAGCAAGATATTGGCAAGGATGTCTATGACTACTGCACCAAGGCCATCGGAATATCTCTCCAATTCATCCGGAGTTACAACACCCGTCTCACCTACCTTGACAAGCTCAAGACCCACAGTGATGATCTCATCAAGCAGCTAAAGTTCCTCAATCCAGCCACCCAACAGAAGGAGGCCCAGCGCCTTGCCCTTGAGGCTGGCATGTATAAGAAAGCCACGCTGGAGAATGCCAAAAAGTTTCAACACTTTGCACCAAATCAATTCTCAAAATGGCTCAAGGAAAACAAAATCATGTTTGAGGATCTTGTGCAAGA AAATATGTCAAAGCTTGGTTTTAGGGGGGCTTTCAAAAACTTGGATGATATCCAAAAGCTACAG GTATATGACAATATTATTGCGGAAGCGGGACAAGGAAAATCTGTGGTGACTTACTCATTTGAAGCTTTGGGAAAAGTCGGGGTGGCAGTTTTAGTTTTTACAGCAGCTGCAATGGTGTGGGACATATACACAGCAGAAGATAAGCTGGAGGCAGCGGTTAGGGATTCAGTAAATGCGTTAACTGCAGTAGTTAACCTTGAGGTGGGAGAAATAGTTACTACTGCTGTAGAAGCTGGATTCGTAGCACTAGACATCGAAATTGCTTCTGCGGCTGTCACGGTAATTGGAGGAGTCGTCGGTTTTGGAATTGGTGCGCTCATTGGGATAGCTGCAGGTGCGCTGCTTGACTTGATTTTCAGCAGTGGAACTAGCAAGGTGGAGATAACAGACGGGCTTACAGTTTGCCGTGTGGCGCCTATGCCTCATGGTCTCGAACTCGCTCGTCTAGTTAAGCACAATTACCCTGAACTTTAA
- the LOC123441233 gene encoding 23 kDa jasmonate-induced protein translates to MASGVFGTPISAQTVIATGEYKEPITQKDVADYAMKMINAGGKDVNAQKFVDNLKERYGNGIAVKCLLYNATGATLNFAKYNDWHGHIYDTPYPSDIQNGQWGAFLHVHPSGAAAGSAGAVVYRSKIPSSSSSCDWLFSWTVPYIGGNGVYTEIREEGHYPSVGSWDYIYNVKLKNSSVTSIDSNYGYVSKADIGEGTTMNARGVFEFPY, encoded by the exons ATGGCCTCTGGAGTGTTTGGTACCCCCATTTCAGCGCAGACGGTGATAGCCACTGGAGAGTATAAGGAACCCATTACCCAAAAAGATGTTGCAGACTATGCCATGAAGATGATCAACGCCGGTGGTAAGGATGTTAACGCGCAAAAGTTCGTCGACAACCTCAAGGAGAG GTACGGTAACGGAATAGCTGTAAAATGCCTCCTCTACAATGCCACTGGTGCCACTTTGAACTTTGCTAAGTACAACGATTGGCACGGCCATATCTATGATACACCCTACCCATCAGATATTCAGAATGGGCAATGGGGTGCATTCCTCCACGTCCACCCAAGTGGAGCTGCCGCTGGTTCAGCTGGTGCCGTTGTGTATCGTAGCAAGATCCCCTCCAGCAGCAGCTCCTGCGATTGGTTGTTCTCTTGGACCGTCCCCTACATTGGTGGCAACGGG GTGTACACTGAAATCCGCGAGGAAGGGCACTACCCAAGTGTGGGAAGCTGGGATTATATCTACAATGTGAAGCTGAAAAATTCAAGTGTCACCTCTATTGATAGCAACTATGGATACGTTTCCAAGGCTGACATCGGTGAAGGCACTACCATGAACGCACGTGGAGTTTTCGAGTTTCCCTACTAG
- the LOC123441235 gene encoding uncharacterized protein LOC123441235: MSGDLVDLSPGQLHKLADLIHRQEVQKLQELEFNSYAEQQKYLRDANDARDKVYHILDSARDMIAQTEAEKDATKQDIGKDVYDYCTKAIGISLQFIRSYNTRLTYLDKLKTHSDDLIKQLKFLNPATQQKEAQRLALEAGMYKKATLENAKKFQHFAPNQFSKWLKENKIMFEDLVQENMSKLGFRGAFKNLDDIQKLQVYDNIIAEAGQGKSVVTYSFEALGKVGVAVLVFTAAAMVWDIYTAEDKLEAAVRDSVNALTAVVNLEVGEIVTTAVEAGFVALDIEIASAAVTVIGGVVGFGIGALIGIAAGALLDLIFSSGTSKVKITDGLTVCRVAPMPHGLELARLVKHNYPEL, from the exons ATGTCAGGTGACCTAGTTGATTTAAGTCCAGGGCAGTTGCATAAGCTAGCCGATCTGATCCATCGACAAGAAGTCCAGAAGCTTCAAGAGCTCGAGTTCAACTCGTATGCAGAGCAACAAAAGTATCTCCGTGACGCCAATGATGCCCGCGATAAGGTGTATCACATCCTTGACAGTGCACGGGACATGATAGCACAAACCGAGGCTGAGAAGGATGCCACCAAGCAAGATATTGGCAAGGATGTCTATGACTACTGCACCAAGGCCATCGGAATATCTCTCCAATTCATCCGGAGTTACAACACCCGTCTCACCTACCTTGACAAGCTCAAGACCCACAGTGATGATCTCATCAAGCAGCTAAAGTTCCTCAATCCAGCCACCCAACAGAAGGAGGCCCAGCGCCTTGCCCTTGAGGCTGGCATGTATAAGAAAGCCACGCTGGAGAATGCCAAAAAGTTTCAACACTTTGCACCAAATCAATTCTCAAAATGGCTCAAGGAAAACAAAATCATGTTTGAGGATCTTGTGCAAGA AAATATGTCAAAGCTTGGTTTTAGGGGGGCTTTCAAAAACTTGGATGATATCCAAAAGCTACAG GTATATGACAATATTATTGCGGAAGCGGGACAAGGAAAATCTGTGGTGACTTACTCATTTGAAGCTTTGGGAAAAGTCGGGGTGGCAGTTTTAGTTTTTACAGCAGCTGCAATGGTGTGGGACATATACACAGCAGAAGATAAGCTGGAGGCAGCGGTTAGGGATTCAGTAAATGCGTTAACTGCAGTAGTTAACCTTGAGGTGGGAGAAATAGTTACTACTGCTGTAGAAGCTGGATTCGTAGCACTAGACATCGAAATTGCTTCTGCGGCTGTCACGGTAATTGGAGGAGTCGTCGGTTTTGGAATTGGTGCGCTCATTGGGATAGCTGCAGGTGCGCTGCTTGACTTGATTTTCAGCAGTGGAACTAGCAAGGTGAAGATAACAGACGGGCTTACAGTTTGCCGTGTGGCGCCTATGCCTCATGGTCTCGAACTCGCTCGTCTAGTTAAGCACAATTACCCTGAACTTTAA